A portion of the Bubalus kerabau isolate K-KA32 ecotype Philippines breed swamp buffalo chromosome 1, PCC_UOA_SB_1v2, whole genome shotgun sequence genome contains these proteins:
- the PYROXD1 gene encoding pyridine nucleotide-disulfide oxidoreductase domain-containing protein 1 isoform X2, with product MQTLPASHCSPQTTKSMEAPCSPPTAGKFVVVGGGIAGVTCAEQLAINFPSEDILLITASPVIKAVTNFKQVSKVLEEFDVEEQPSTMLENRFPNIKVIESGVKQLKSKEHCILTEDGHQHVYKKLCLCAGAKPKLICEGNPYVLGIRDTDSAQEFQKQLTKAKRIMIIGNGGIALELVYEIEGCEVIWVIKDKAIGNTFFDAGAAEFLTSKLIDEKPEAKIAQKRTRYTTEGRKKEAQARANAGNVGSALGPDWHEGLDLKGTKEFSHKIHIETMCEVKKIYLQEEFRISEKKSLTFPRDHHDQSVTTDKEIWPVYVELTNEKIYGCDFIVSATGVTPNIEPFLCGNNFDVGEDGGLKVDDHMHTSLPDIYAAGDICTASWHPSPVWQQMRLWTQARQMGWYAAKCMAAASVGESIDMDFSFELFAHVTKFFNYKVVLLGKYNAQGLGSNHELLLRCTKGQEYIKAVLQNGRMMGAVLIGDTDLEETFENLILNQMNLSAYGEDLLDPNIDIEDYFD from the exons ATGCAAACACTTCCGGCTTCCCATTGTAGTCCTCAAACCACTAAGAGTATGGAGGCTCCGTGCTCGCCCCCGACGGCGGGGAAGTTCGTGGTGGTCGGCGGTGGCATCGCGGGTGTCACCTGTGCGGAGCAG ttggcAATTAATTTTCCATCAGAAGATATTCTCCTGATAACAGCTTCTCCTGTTATTAAAGCAGTTACAAATTTCAAGCAG GTTTCTAAAGTATTGGAAGAATTTGATGTTGAAGAACAACCAAGTACCATGTTAGAAAATCGCTTTCCCAACATTAAGGTTATAGAATCTGGAGTAAAGCAACTAAAGAGCAAAGAGCAT TGCATTTTAACTGAAGACGGCCATCAGCATGTTTATAAGAAGCTCTGTCTGTGTGCTGGGGCAAAACCAAAATTGATATGTGAAGGAAACCCTTACGTGTTAGGAATCCGGGATACAGACAGTGCGCAG GAATTTCAGAAACAGCTTACTAAAGCTAAGAGAATAATGATCATAGGGAATGGTGGTATCGCACTCGAATTAGT GTATGAAATTGAAGGCTGTGAAGTAATTTGGGTAATTAAAGATAAGGCAATTGGGAATACTTTCTTCGATGCAGGAGCAGCTGAATTCTTGACTTCAAAGCTCATTGATGAAAAACCAGAGGCTAAAATTGCACAAAAAAGAACCAGATATACAACTGAAG GACGGAAAAAGGAAGCACAAGCCAGAGCTAATGCTGGTAACGTAGGCAGTGCCTTGGGACCTGACTGGCACGAAGGGCTGGATCTTAAAGGAACAAAAGAG ttttctcatAAAATTCACATTGAAACCATGTGTGAAGTAAAGAAAATTTACCTTCAGGAAGAATTTAGAATTTCTGAGAAAAAGTCCTTGACTTTTCCAAGAGACCATCATGATCAGTCAGTTACTACTGATAAAG agatatgGCCTGTATATGTGGAATTGACCAATGAAAAGATATATGGCTGTGATTTCATTGTCAGTGCTACAGGAGTTACACCAAATATAGAACCTTTTCTCTGTGGCAACAAT TTTGATGTAGGAGAAGACGGTGGCCTGAAGGTGGATGACCACATGCACACGTCCCTCCCTGACATCTACGCCGCAGGTGATATTTGCACGGCCTCCTGGCATCCCAGCCCTGTCTGGCAGCAG ATGAGGCTGTGGACCCAGGCTAGACAGATGGGATGGTATGCAGCAAAGTGCATGGCCGCAGCTAGTGTAGGAGAGTCCATTGACATGGATTTCAGCTTTGAACTTTTCGCTCATGTAACAAAATTTTTTAACTATAAG GTTGTATTACTGGGGAAATACAATGCACAGGGCTTGGGTTCAAACCATGAACTACTGCTGAGGTGTACCAAAGGGCAGGAGTACATCAAAGCCGTCCTGCAGAACGGGCGAATGATGGGCGCTGTCTTAATTGGTGACACTGACTTagaagaaacatttgaaaatttaattttaaaccaGATGAACCTTTCAGCATAtggagaagatctgctggatccAAATATTGATATAGAAGATTATTTTGACTAA
- the PYROXD1 gene encoding pyridine nucleotide-disulfide oxidoreductase domain-containing protein 1 isoform X1: MQTLPASHCSPQTTKSMEAPCSPPTAGKFVVVGGGIAGVTCAEQLAINFPSEDILLITASPVIKAVTNFKQVSKVLEEFDVEEQPSTMLENRFPNIKVIESGVKQLKSKEHCILTEDGHQHVYKKLCLCAGAKPKLICEGNPYVLGIRDTDSAQEFQKQLTKAKRIMIIGNGGIALELVYEIEGCEVIWVIKDKAIGNTFFDAGAAEFLTSKLIDEKPEAKIAQKRTRYTTEGRKKEAQARANAGNVGSALGPDWHEGLDLKGTKEVCFQFSHKIHIETMCEVKKIYLQEEFRISEKKSLTFPRDHHDQSVTTDKEIWPVYVELTNEKIYGCDFIVSATGVTPNIEPFLCGNNFDVGEDGGLKVDDHMHTSLPDIYAAGDICTASWHPSPVWQQMRLWTQARQMGWYAAKCMAAASVGESIDMDFSFELFAHVTKFFNYKVVLLGKYNAQGLGSNHELLLRCTKGQEYIKAVLQNGRMMGAVLIGDTDLEETFENLILNQMNLSAYGEDLLDPNIDIEDYFD; this comes from the exons ATGCAAACACTTCCGGCTTCCCATTGTAGTCCTCAAACCACTAAGAGTATGGAGGCTCCGTGCTCGCCCCCGACGGCGGGGAAGTTCGTGGTGGTCGGCGGTGGCATCGCGGGTGTCACCTGTGCGGAGCAG ttggcAATTAATTTTCCATCAGAAGATATTCTCCTGATAACAGCTTCTCCTGTTATTAAAGCAGTTACAAATTTCAAGCAG GTTTCTAAAGTATTGGAAGAATTTGATGTTGAAGAACAACCAAGTACCATGTTAGAAAATCGCTTTCCCAACATTAAGGTTATAGAATCTGGAGTAAAGCAACTAAAGAGCAAAGAGCAT TGCATTTTAACTGAAGACGGCCATCAGCATGTTTATAAGAAGCTCTGTCTGTGTGCTGGGGCAAAACCAAAATTGATATGTGAAGGAAACCCTTACGTGTTAGGAATCCGGGATACAGACAGTGCGCAG GAATTTCAGAAACAGCTTACTAAAGCTAAGAGAATAATGATCATAGGGAATGGTGGTATCGCACTCGAATTAGT GTATGAAATTGAAGGCTGTGAAGTAATTTGGGTAATTAAAGATAAGGCAATTGGGAATACTTTCTTCGATGCAGGAGCAGCTGAATTCTTGACTTCAAAGCTCATTGATGAAAAACCAGAGGCTAAAATTGCACAAAAAAGAACCAGATATACAACTGAAG GACGGAAAAAGGAAGCACAAGCCAGAGCTAATGCTGGTAACGTAGGCAGTGCCTTGGGACCTGACTGGCACGAAGGGCTGGATCTTAAAGGAACAAAAGAGGTATGTTTTCAG ttttctcatAAAATTCACATTGAAACCATGTGTGAAGTAAAGAAAATTTACCTTCAGGAAGAATTTAGAATTTCTGAGAAAAAGTCCTTGACTTTTCCAAGAGACCATCATGATCAGTCAGTTACTACTGATAAAG agatatgGCCTGTATATGTGGAATTGACCAATGAAAAGATATATGGCTGTGATTTCATTGTCAGTGCTACAGGAGTTACACCAAATATAGAACCTTTTCTCTGTGGCAACAAT TTTGATGTAGGAGAAGACGGTGGCCTGAAGGTGGATGACCACATGCACACGTCCCTCCCTGACATCTACGCCGCAGGTGATATTTGCACGGCCTCCTGGCATCCCAGCCCTGTCTGGCAGCAG ATGAGGCTGTGGACCCAGGCTAGACAGATGGGATGGTATGCAGCAAAGTGCATGGCCGCAGCTAGTGTAGGAGAGTCCATTGACATGGATTTCAGCTTTGAACTTTTCGCTCATGTAACAAAATTTTTTAACTATAAG GTTGTATTACTGGGGAAATACAATGCACAGGGCTTGGGTTCAAACCATGAACTACTGCTGAGGTGTACCAAAGGGCAGGAGTACATCAAAGCCGTCCTGCAGAACGGGCGAATGATGGGCGCTGTCTTAATTGGTGACACTGACTTagaagaaacatttgaaaatttaattttaaaccaGATGAACCTTTCAGCATAtggagaagatctgctggatccAAATATTGATATAGAAGATTATTTTGACTAA
- the PYROXD1 gene encoding pyridine nucleotide-disulfide oxidoreductase domain-containing protein 1 isoform X3, with the protein MQTLPASHCSPQTTKSMEAPCSPPTAGKFVVVGGGIAGVTCAEQLAINFPSEDILLITASPVIKAVTNFKQCILTEDGHQHVYKKLCLCAGAKPKLICEGNPYVLGIRDTDSAQEFQKQLTKAKRIMIIGNGGIALELVYEIEGCEVIWVIKDKAIGNTFFDAGAAEFLTSKLIDEKPEAKIAQKRTRYTTEGRKKEAQARANAGNVGSALGPDWHEGLDLKGTKEVCFQFSHKIHIETMCEVKKIYLQEEFRISEKKSLTFPRDHHDQSVTTDKEIWPVYVELTNEKIYGCDFIVSATGVTPNIEPFLCGNNFDVGEDGGLKVDDHMHTSLPDIYAAGDICTASWHPSPVWQQMRLWTQARQMGWYAAKCMAAASVGESIDMDFSFELFAHVTKFFNYKVVLLGKYNAQGLGSNHELLLRCTKGQEYIKAVLQNGRMMGAVLIGDTDLEETFENLILNQMNLSAYGEDLLDPNIDIEDYFD; encoded by the exons ATGCAAACACTTCCGGCTTCCCATTGTAGTCCTCAAACCACTAAGAGTATGGAGGCTCCGTGCTCGCCCCCGACGGCGGGGAAGTTCGTGGTGGTCGGCGGTGGCATCGCGGGTGTCACCTGTGCGGAGCAG ttggcAATTAATTTTCCATCAGAAGATATTCTCCTGATAACAGCTTCTCCTGTTATTAAAGCAGTTACAAATTTCAAGCAG TGCATTTTAACTGAAGACGGCCATCAGCATGTTTATAAGAAGCTCTGTCTGTGTGCTGGGGCAAAACCAAAATTGATATGTGAAGGAAACCCTTACGTGTTAGGAATCCGGGATACAGACAGTGCGCAG GAATTTCAGAAACAGCTTACTAAAGCTAAGAGAATAATGATCATAGGGAATGGTGGTATCGCACTCGAATTAGT GTATGAAATTGAAGGCTGTGAAGTAATTTGGGTAATTAAAGATAAGGCAATTGGGAATACTTTCTTCGATGCAGGAGCAGCTGAATTCTTGACTTCAAAGCTCATTGATGAAAAACCAGAGGCTAAAATTGCACAAAAAAGAACCAGATATACAACTGAAG GACGGAAAAAGGAAGCACAAGCCAGAGCTAATGCTGGTAACGTAGGCAGTGCCTTGGGACCTGACTGGCACGAAGGGCTGGATCTTAAAGGAACAAAAGAGGTATGTTTTCAG ttttctcatAAAATTCACATTGAAACCATGTGTGAAGTAAAGAAAATTTACCTTCAGGAAGAATTTAGAATTTCTGAGAAAAAGTCCTTGACTTTTCCAAGAGACCATCATGATCAGTCAGTTACTACTGATAAAG agatatgGCCTGTATATGTGGAATTGACCAATGAAAAGATATATGGCTGTGATTTCATTGTCAGTGCTACAGGAGTTACACCAAATATAGAACCTTTTCTCTGTGGCAACAAT TTTGATGTAGGAGAAGACGGTGGCCTGAAGGTGGATGACCACATGCACACGTCCCTCCCTGACATCTACGCCGCAGGTGATATTTGCACGGCCTCCTGGCATCCCAGCCCTGTCTGGCAGCAG ATGAGGCTGTGGACCCAGGCTAGACAGATGGGATGGTATGCAGCAAAGTGCATGGCCGCAGCTAGTGTAGGAGAGTCCATTGACATGGATTTCAGCTTTGAACTTTTCGCTCATGTAACAAAATTTTTTAACTATAAG GTTGTATTACTGGGGAAATACAATGCACAGGGCTTGGGTTCAAACCATGAACTACTGCTGAGGTGTACCAAAGGGCAGGAGTACATCAAAGCCGTCCTGCAGAACGGGCGAATGATGGGCGCTGTCTTAATTGGTGACACTGACTTagaagaaacatttgaaaatttaattttaaaccaGATGAACCTTTCAGCATAtggagaagatctgctggatccAAATATTGATATAGAAGATTATTTTGACTAA
- the PYROXD1 gene encoding pyridine nucleotide-disulfide oxidoreductase domain-containing protein 1 isoform X4, whose amino-acid sequence MLENRFPNIKVIESGVKQLKSKEHCILTEDGHQHVYKKLCLCAGAKPKLICEGNPYVLGIRDTDSAQEFQKQLTKAKRIMIIGNGGIALELVYEIEGCEVIWVIKDKAIGNTFFDAGAAEFLTSKLIDEKPEAKIAQKRTRYTTEGRKKEAQARANAGNVGSALGPDWHEGLDLKGTKEVCFQFSHKIHIETMCEVKKIYLQEEFRISEKKSLTFPRDHHDQSVTTDKEIWPVYVELTNEKIYGCDFIVSATGVTPNIEPFLCGNNFDVGEDGGLKVDDHMHTSLPDIYAAGDICTASWHPSPVWQQMRLWTQARQMGWYAAKCMAAASVGESIDMDFSFELFAHVTKFFNYKVVLLGKYNAQGLGSNHELLLRCTKGQEYIKAVLQNGRMMGAVLIGDTDLEETFENLILNQMNLSAYGEDLLDPNIDIEDYFD is encoded by the exons ATGTTAGAAAATCGCTTTCCCAACATTAAGGTTATAGAATCTGGAGTAAAGCAACTAAAGAGCAAAGAGCAT TGCATTTTAACTGAAGACGGCCATCAGCATGTTTATAAGAAGCTCTGTCTGTGTGCTGGGGCAAAACCAAAATTGATATGTGAAGGAAACCCTTACGTGTTAGGAATCCGGGATACAGACAGTGCGCAG GAATTTCAGAAACAGCTTACTAAAGCTAAGAGAATAATGATCATAGGGAATGGTGGTATCGCACTCGAATTAGT GTATGAAATTGAAGGCTGTGAAGTAATTTGGGTAATTAAAGATAAGGCAATTGGGAATACTTTCTTCGATGCAGGAGCAGCTGAATTCTTGACTTCAAAGCTCATTGATGAAAAACCAGAGGCTAAAATTGCACAAAAAAGAACCAGATATACAACTGAAG GACGGAAAAAGGAAGCACAAGCCAGAGCTAATGCTGGTAACGTAGGCAGTGCCTTGGGACCTGACTGGCACGAAGGGCTGGATCTTAAAGGAACAAAAGAGGTATGTTTTCAG ttttctcatAAAATTCACATTGAAACCATGTGTGAAGTAAAGAAAATTTACCTTCAGGAAGAATTTAGAATTTCTGAGAAAAAGTCCTTGACTTTTCCAAGAGACCATCATGATCAGTCAGTTACTACTGATAAAG agatatgGCCTGTATATGTGGAATTGACCAATGAAAAGATATATGGCTGTGATTTCATTGTCAGTGCTACAGGAGTTACACCAAATATAGAACCTTTTCTCTGTGGCAACAAT TTTGATGTAGGAGAAGACGGTGGCCTGAAGGTGGATGACCACATGCACACGTCCCTCCCTGACATCTACGCCGCAGGTGATATTTGCACGGCCTCCTGGCATCCCAGCCCTGTCTGGCAGCAG ATGAGGCTGTGGACCCAGGCTAGACAGATGGGATGGTATGCAGCAAAGTGCATGGCCGCAGCTAGTGTAGGAGAGTCCATTGACATGGATTTCAGCTTTGAACTTTTCGCTCATGTAACAAAATTTTTTAACTATAAG GTTGTATTACTGGGGAAATACAATGCACAGGGCTTGGGTTCAAACCATGAACTACTGCTGAGGTGTACCAAAGGGCAGGAGTACATCAAAGCCGTCCTGCAGAACGGGCGAATGATGGGCGCTGTCTTAATTGGTGACACTGACTTagaagaaacatttgaaaatttaattttaaaccaGATGAACCTTTCAGCATAtggagaagatctgctggatccAAATATTGATATAGAAGATTATTTTGACTAA